In one Janibacter cremeus genomic region, the following are encoded:
- a CDS encoding DUF294 nucleotidyltransferase-like domain-containing protein gives MVDVELAEVADFLAEHAPFDALPERVRRTLPARMAVRYHRRGTSLMAVGVDNHDLMVVRSGAIEIRDADGGLVNRGAEGTTAGSTTLVGGNPSRFDVVAIEDTLALHLPGAVFHELSSEYPDFADHFDAERADRLRSAASATMTNAAGEAILRTSAGDLVRRPPVTVPPHVTIADAAVVMTDEGISSLLVVEGREVIGILTDRDLRRRVVAAGVDPAGPVSSVMTADPVVAPAEASALELLMTMTERAVHHLPVVDGGQPVGVVTTTDLMRLERVNVVHIVGDITKQREVAGVVALARRTPRLVEQLVGQDVGAADITRVVTTVGDAVERRLIALAEERLAARGHGSPPRYCWMVLGSRARHEQALGSDQDHAVIIADDAPEGAEEYIAALADEVVAGLEAAGYPRCSGDVMASNPRWRQRLTGWRREYRRWITAPVPDAVLQASIFFDSRPLLGDESLHARLAEDITQLAPGGSNFLAHLGKEAVSNEPPLGFFRGFVLAKAGEHKDTLDLKRGGVGSIVDVARVHALRTGLVSVNTRSRLLAAGRTGSLSPSLAASLVDALDFITHVRLVHQAAQAASGSRPDSRVRPSDLSAFEQRSLREAFHVIRSAQQALVHSDPSVRYS, from the coding sequence ATGGTCGACGTCGAGCTGGCCGAGGTCGCTGACTTCCTCGCGGAGCACGCTCCCTTCGATGCCCTCCCGGAGCGGGTCCGGCGAACCCTGCCGGCGCGGATGGCGGTGCGCTACCACCGTCGCGGGACGAGCCTCATGGCCGTCGGCGTCGACAATCACGACCTGATGGTCGTACGGTCCGGTGCGATCGAGATCCGTGATGCCGACGGTGGACTGGTCAACCGGGGGGCGGAGGGCACGACGGCCGGGTCGACGACGCTCGTCGGCGGCAACCCCTCGCGCTTCGACGTCGTGGCGATCGAGGACACGCTGGCGCTGCACCTCCCCGGGGCGGTCTTCCACGAGCTCTCGAGCGAGTACCCCGACTTCGCCGACCACTTCGACGCCGAGCGGGCGGACCGCCTGCGGTCGGCCGCATCGGCGACCATGACCAACGCGGCGGGGGAGGCCATCCTGCGCACCTCGGCCGGTGACCTCGTCCGTCGACCACCGGTCACCGTGCCGCCCCACGTCACCATCGCCGACGCGGCCGTGGTGATGACCGACGAAGGGATCTCCAGCCTCCTCGTCGTCGAGGGCCGTGAGGTCATCGGGATCCTCACCGACCGGGACCTCCGCCGGCGCGTGGTGGCCGCGGGGGTGGACCCGGCCGGGCCCGTGTCCTCGGTGATGACCGCCGACCCCGTCGTCGCGCCTGCCGAGGCCTCCGCGCTCGAGCTGCTCATGACGATGACGGAGCGTGCCGTCCACCACCTCCCCGTCGTCGACGGTGGGCAGCCCGTCGGGGTGGTGACGACGACCGACCTCATGCGGTTGGAGCGGGTCAACGTGGTCCACATCGTCGGTGACATCACGAAGCAGCGCGAGGTCGCGGGCGTGGTCGCGCTGGCGCGGCGGACCCCGCGCCTGGTCGAGCAGCTCGTCGGCCAGGACGTCGGCGCGGCGGACATCACCCGTGTCGTCACGACCGTCGGCGATGCCGTCGAGCGCCGCCTGATCGCGCTGGCGGAGGAGCGGCTGGCCGCCCGGGGCCACGGGTCGCCGCCACGGTACTGCTGGATGGTGCTCGGCTCCCGGGCCCGGCACGAGCAGGCGCTCGGCAGCGACCAGGACCACGCCGTGATCATCGCCGACGACGCCCCGGAGGGGGCCGAGGAGTACATCGCCGCGCTCGCCGACGAGGTCGTGGCGGGGCTCGAGGCGGCCGGCTACCCCCGCTGCTCCGGCGACGTCATGGCGAGCAACCCGCGCTGGCGCCAGCGACTCACCGGCTGGCGCCGGGAGTACCGCCGCTGGATCACCGCGCCGGTCCCCGACGCGGTGCTGCAGGCGAGCATCTTCTTCGACTCGCGACCGCTGCTGGGCGACGAGAGCCTGCACGCCCGCCTCGCTGAGGACATCACCCAGCTGGCCCCCGGCGGGAGCAACTTCCTCGCCCACCTCGGCAAGGAGGCCGTGTCCAACGAGCCCCCGCTCGGGTTCTTCCGCGGCTTCGTCCTGGCCAAGGCGGGCGAGCACAAGGACACCCTCGACCTCAAGCGCGGGGGAGTGGGCTCGATCGTCGACGTCGCCCGGGTGCACGCCCTGCGGACCGGGCTGGTCTCGGTCAACACGCGCTCCCGCTTGCTCGCGGCCGGTCGTACCGGCTCGCTCAGCCCGTCGCTGGCCGCCAGCCTGGTCGACGCGCTGGACTTCATCACGCACGTGCGGCTGGTGCACCAGGCCGCGCAGGCGGCGAGCGGCAGCCGCCCCGACTCCCGGGTGCGGCCGAGCGACCTCAGCGCGTTCGAGCAGCGCTCGCTCCGCGAGGCCTTCCACGTCATCCGCTCTGCCCAGCAGGCGCTCGTCCACAGCGATCCGTCCGTGCGCTACTCATGA
- a CDS encoding exonuclease domain-containing protein: MRLGLGRSPQRRREAALAAAPPGPLRDYLSAPFVGPGTRLDELPLLALDVETTGLDVERDRVLAVGWVPVDGRSIDLSGAGRRVLGVRMEVGQSATVHGLTDDAIARGDVPVTVLAEILRVLRGRVLLAHHAAIEIGFLDAACRRVWGAPFVTPAVDTLALQRRVLAGRLEAHPELHPGELRLWAARERYGLPRYRAHEPLTDALACAELYLAQTSELSRRARKPLSLKTIQHT; the protein is encoded by the coding sequence ATGAGACTCGGCCTGGGCCGCTCGCCGCAGCGGCGCCGTGAGGCAGCCCTGGCCGCGGCCCCACCCGGCCCGCTGCGGGACTACCTGTCCGCCCCCTTCGTCGGCCCGGGTACCCGCCTGGACGAGCTGCCGCTGCTCGCTCTCGACGTCGAGACCACCGGCCTGGACGTGGAGCGCGACCGGGTGCTCGCGGTCGGCTGGGTGCCGGTCGACGGCAGGTCGATCGACCTCTCGGGCGCCGGGCGGCGCGTCCTCGGCGTGCGCATGGAGGTCGGGCAGTCCGCGACGGTGCACGGGCTCACCGACGACGCGATCGCCCGGGGGGACGTCCCCGTCACCGTCCTCGCCGAGATCCTCCGGGTGCTGCGTGGCCGGGTGCTGCTGGCCCACCATGCCGCGATCGAGATCGGTTTCCTCGACGCCGCGTGCCGACGGGTGTGGGGAGCGCCCTTCGTCACGCCCGCCGTAGACACCCTCGCGCTCCAGCGGCGGGTGCTCGCCGGCCGCCTCGAGGCCCATCCGGAGCTGCACCCCGGGGAGCTGCGCCTGTGGGCGGCGCGGGAGCGCTACGGCCTGCCGCGCTACCGCGCCCACGAGCCCCTGACCGACGCCCTCGCGTGCGCGGAGCTGTACCTCGCGCAGACCTCGGAGCTCTCGCGCCGAGCGAGGAAGCCGTTGTCCCTCAAGACCATCCAGCACACCTGA